The genomic segment AAAAGAGTTTGCTGTTTGGCAGGAATCTGCACTTGAGTCAGGGGAGCTTCAAGCTGGCTATTGGGCAGACCTGTTTTCCAGCCCAGCACCACTTCTATCGATTCCGACTGATTACGAAAGGCCAGAATCTCTTACGTTTCCTGGTGCGACGATTGAGTTTGAGATATCGGCAGAGGAGACGCAGCAGTTGCAGGAGCTGGCAACGCAGGAACAGGCGACACTTTACATGGTGCTGTTGTCGGTTTACAACATGTTGCTTGCAAAATACAGCGGCCAAGAGGATGTCGTTGTCGGAACTCCAGTAGCTGGCCGCAAATTTGCAGAGTTTGATGAAGTGATTGGGATGTTTATCAACACCATTCCCCTACGCAATTATCCAAAAGGCGCGAAAACCTATCGCGAGTTTCTTGCGGAGGTCCGTGAGCATACGCTAGCCTCTTTTGAACAGGCGGATTACCCGATTGATCTGTTTGTTCAGACTCTTGGCATTGAACCAAATACAGGTCGTCAGCCCCTTTTTGATACGATCTTCGTCCTGCAAAACATGGACAATCCGGAAGGGGAACTGGAGCTTGAGGACATGATCGTCAGAAACTATCCACTGCAAAACAACACGGCAAAACTTGACCTTCATCTGTCGGCTTACCCTGTTTTTGACAGACTTACATGTAAGCTGGATTACCGCAGTGACCTGTTCCGAAGAGAAACGATGGAGCAGCTTGTGAGTGACTTCAAAAGCTTGTTGCAGCAGGTGATGGAAGATCCCCAGCGCCTCCTGCAAGACTTTGAATTGACCCGTGAGGTAGCCCTTATTCAAGCACAGGGCGTCGATTGGGATTTTGAATTTTAGAGCAAGCGGTGAGTAAGAGGGGGAGGGCATATGGAGACTACTATTTCGCAAAACATTCTGCTAACCAGTCGGAAATTTAGCCGGGAGGAGCAGTACTGGCAAGAGAAGTTACAGGGGGAGTGGACGCTCTCCCTCCTTCCAACCGAAGGGACGGAGAAGGAAGGCGATGGGGAGAAGGAGACAAAAGAAATATCTTTTGTCTTTCCAGATGATTTGAACGCTGCCGTTGCGGCTCATTGCGATCATCATCCGATGAAGCTCTACCTGTTCCTTCTGTCGACGTTTCAAATCATGCTGAATCGGTATAAGCAGACAGACGACATGATCATTCTCACGCCCGTCTTTCAGAATCCGCTTCCCCCTAATGCTTGGAATCGGGTGCTGCCGCTGCGTGTACGGATGCATCAAGAAGCTACTTTTGCAGAAGTGGCGAAAGAGGGTAAGCAGCTGGTCAAAGAGGCAATGGAGCATCAGAACTATCCGTTTTCGCAAATGATGCAATGGCTTGATCTATCCGACACCGATCTGATGACACTGCTGGATACAGCTTTCGTACTAGAAAACATGCAAGATATTGCTGCTTTAGAAGGTCTGACCCTGCAAGTGGTATTTGCATGCAAGCAAACAGAAGATGGAATGACAGGACGCGTACGGTATGCGGGCGAGCAGTTCCAAGAGGCTGTGGTCGAACGAATGATCAGTCATTATTTACAAATTCTTCGTGAAGTGGTCGTCGATCCCAAACGGCTAGTTCACACAATCGATATGTTGACGGAAGCAGAGCGGACTGATTTGTTGTATACCCGCAATCAAACGGACGTTCCTCATTCTGCTCCAAAGCCGATCCATCAACTGATCGAGGAACAGGCAGCGCGTACTCCTCATCTAACAGCGGCTGTGTTTGGCAACAAAACCCTTACCTACGCTCAACTTAATGGGAAAGCCAATTGCCTTGCGCGTATGTTGAAGGCCAGCGGTATTGGAAGAGGAAGCTATGTTCCCGTCTTGATGAATCGTAGCTTGAATTTGGTCATTTCCCTTCTAGCTGTGATGAAAACGGGTGCGGCATTTGTTCCGCTAGACGTGCAAAGTCCGAACGAACGGAAAAAGCAGCTGCTGGATGAATTGGATTGTCCGGTGACGCTGATCGGACCAGAAATACGTCAGGAACCGTCATTCGTGCAATGGACACGTGCTGTAATCGTCGATGCGGATAAAATCCGGGAAGAAGGGGACTTGCAGGTCCAGGTAGATGTGGACGACCCGATCTATGTGATTTATACATCTGGTTCCACTGGCAAACCAAAAGGAGCTGTTGTTCCTCATATCGGTATTTTCAATCGGTTTCGCTGGATGGATGAACATTACGGTTGTACAGAACAAGACGCCATATTCCAGACGACTCCCCATCACTACGACAGTTCGGTCTGGCAACTTTTCTGGCCGCTCTTGCATGGTGGCCGTACGGTATTGCCGATTCCTGAATTCGAGATGACGCTCGATCAAGTGTTGCACGCTATTTCAACCTATCAGATTACGATTACGGACTTTGTGCCGTCGGTCTTTAACCTGTTGGTAGATCAAATGGAAACACGGATGGACATACACGATTCACTTTCTTCGATTCGCCACCTGATCTTGGGGGGAGAGGAAATTACGGCTCACACCGTGCATCTGTTTCTTCAGCGGTTTCCCCATGTTCGTATCACGAATCTGTATGGTCCGACGGAGACGTCTATTGGTGTCATCTACTTTGAGATCGACCATACCCATCAGGGACCGATACCGATCGGAAAGCCGATAGCCAATACGAAAATTCTGTTGCTGGATTCAAATCGAAAACTAGTTCCTGCTGGGCATCAAGGGGAGATTTATATAACTGGCTTGTGCTTGGGGCACGGTTACTTGCACGATCCTGAGAAAACTGCAGCCAGCTTTGTTGACAACCCTTATCCGGAAATTGGTTATCAAAAGCTTTACCGGACAGGCGACCTTGGACGCTATCTGCCGAATGGCAATATCAAGTTTTGCGGTCGCATCGATCATCAAGTAAAAGTATGCGGGCACCGAATTGAGCTGGGCGAGATTGATGAGGTTCTATTGTCCCACCCGCTAGTCAAAGAGTGTGCCGTGCTATTTCAAGAAGAGAAGGCTCGATTGTGCGCGTACTACGTATCGAATGCTCAGGAATTGACCGCAAGTGACTTGCGTGGTTATCTCAGCGAACGGCTTCCCGATCACATGATCCCTTCCTTTTTTGTCAGCATTGAAAAAATGCCTTTGACAGCAGGGGGCAAGATCAATCGCAAGCTACTGCCTGAAGTGGATGAACAACAGGCGTCCGATGCTGAATATGTAGCCCCGCGAAACGAGAAGGAAGAACAGCTGGTTACCATCTGGAAAGAAATCTTGGGAATCGAAAAAGTGGGGGTACACGACAGCTTTTTCCAGCTGGGAGGGAATTCCCTGCTGTTGCTTAAAATGCATGCGCAAATTGTAAAACAAGTGGACAGCGAGATTAGCGTCGCTCATTTGTTTTCCTACTATACGATTGCCATGTTTGTGGATTTTCTCGAACAAAGAAAACAGGATCAGTTTGCATCTATGGAAGATCAAAGCGATGATGACGAATCCCTTCTGGAATTGCTGAGGGAGGTCAAGGAGGGAGTTCTCTCCGTAGACAAGGGTGCCGAACTGATCGACAAAAGGAAGGGGAATTAGGATGAGTTTGCTAAAAAAATACATCTTGGAGCAAGTGGCAGCTCATCGACTGCAAGAGAAGGAAGCACTCCCTTTGCTGAAGGAACTGTCCTCTGCCAACGTAAATACACGCCAAGATATCGCGATCATCGGTATGGCTTGTCGTTTTCCCGGAGCCAGCAGCCTCGAAGAATACTGGAACAATTTGAAGCAGGGACACGATTCAATCGGTGATATTCCTACTGCAAGGCGTCCAGATGTCGAGAGGGTAGCGAGAGAATTTTTTAACGACACAGATTTTAAGTATGAGCGGATGGGTTATCTCGATCACGTGGATTTATTTGACCATGCGTTTTTCGAGATATCACCTGCAGAGGCTCGAACCATGGACCCTTATCAGCGGATGTTTCTCGAGTTGGCATGGGAAATATTTGAACATGCCGGGTATAGCGAGAAGATGATCAGCGGTTCTCCTACAGGCGTATTTCTGGGATATTGTGACAATGAATCACAATACCAGCGTGTGCTGAAAAACGTTGATTCGTCCTCGCTTGCTGGCAACGTTGCAGCAATTATCGCTTCACGAATTTCCTATTTGCTGAATCTGTCAGGTCCGAGCCAACTGATTAATACATCTTGCTCTTCCTCCTTGGTCGCTCTGCACCAAGCATGTCAGGCCATTGGAAACAACGATTGTCGAATGGCTCTCGTAGGCGGAGTTAACCTTTCCCTGTTTCCGATTCAACAAGATACAGACTTTGGCATCGTTTCTGTAGAACGCAAAACCAAGGCATTTGATGACTTTGCTGATGGAACAGTATGGGGAGAAGGTCTTGGCGCTGTTCTTTTGAAGTCATACGATCAAGCAGTCAAGGACAACGATTATATCCATGCGGTGATCAAAAGCACTGCGGTCAATTGTGATGGTCGTTCTACCAGTATTACAGCGCCCAATGCGATTTCTCAGTCTGCTTTGTTGCGAACAACGTGGGAGCGAGCGCGAATCAATCCAGAGAGCATCTCCTATATTGAGGCACATGGGACGGGGACAAGATTAGGCGACCCTGTTGAAATTGAGGGGATCATGCATGCCTTTCAGAAAGTTTCAAAACGTAAGCAATTTTGCGCAATAGGCTCGGTCAAAAGTAATATCGGGCACACGATTGCGGCATCAGGTGTGGCTGGGATCATTAAGACGGTTCTGATGATGAAGCATCGTCAGATTCCGCCAACGCTGCATGTAAAACGGCCGAATACCTTAATTCCTTTTATCGATTCGCCTGTTTATATAAATGATGTCCTTAAGGATTGGGATGTTGAGGCGGACCAACCTGTGAGGAGAGCTGGCGTAAGTGCATTCGGCCTGAGCGGGACAAACGCCCACGTCATCTTGGAAGAGCCTCCTGGGCGCGAGGAGACAGCCGTTTCAGAATCTGGCGACTACCTCATTACGTTATCTGCCAAAACAAGTGAGTCGCTCTGGGATATGCTCGAGAAATACCAAGCATTTTTATCAGGGCCTTCTGAGCATTCCCTACTTGATATGTGCGCTACTGCCAATGTTGGGCGCGGACACTATGGGTATCGCCTTGCCTTCATTGTCAACAGCAAAGAGGACTTTTTGCAGAAGGTCCATCGCCTGTGCACGGCAGAACGGACGGAGGACGGTGCTCCGTTTGTTGATGGGAACCAGGTGTTCTACGGGGTACTGAATTCACGTGGGGAAAGTTCATTGCCGATCAGCGTGCAAATAGACAGCTCAGACCCAGTAGAAATGGCAAAACAGTACGTACGAGGGGTGCCTATCAATTGGCTTGAATACTACCGTCCTGTCAAATGGAAAAAGGTACCTTTGCCAACCTATTCCTTTGCCAAAACCCGTCACTGGGTGCAATCGGATCAACCAACTAACGACACGGTTGAGCGGTCCGCTGCTGCAGCATCTGAGGCGGCTCATGAGAACGAGACAGCTGATGTTCATAAAATTGCTTCTACCTTCTTTACTTTTGGGGAAACGCTACTGAATCAGGTGAATGTCAAAAAGCAAACGGGTTTGGAAGAGGATGAGACTTTTTATTCCGGCTTGTCATCGCTTGAATGCTTCAAGCAACTAGGTGTGTTCCGCAAGCAGGATCAAACGTATACGCTGGGAAAATTGCGTGAAGCTGTAAGGTTTGATGGAAGAAATGAACACCTCTTCCAATTCATACTTGAACTTGTCGTTAAGGCCTCTCTGGTTGAACACGTTGAAGGAACATACCGTCTATCTGCACAGGCAGAGGGTCTTGATACGGAAGCGTTTTATCAGGATTGTCTGGATCGCTATCCGAATGAGCGAGATACGTTCTCTCAATTGAAAGCTTGTTTTGCCCAATACGCAACCATCATGACGGGGCAGAACGTACTCGTGTCGAACGACGGTACTTCTGACTTATATAAGTCGTATGCGGATCGCATTACTCTTGGAAACCCTTCTGGACTGATGGCAGTGGAAACAATTGCCCAATACATCCATTCGTTTGACCGTCCTGTTCGCATTCTGGAGCTCGGAGGCGGTTCCAGCAGTCTGACTCGCTTATTGCTGCCAAAGATTGAGAAACAAGATGTCACCTATCTGTTTACGGATTGTGCGCAATCGTCTCTCGCAGAGGCAGAAAAAGAGTTCCAAGAAGTGTACCCGTTTGCGCAGTTCCGCCTGTTCAACATGGAGCAGTCCCCAGCCGAACAAGGCTTCGATTTACACGCATACGATGTGATCATCGCAAATAACGCGATTCACAGGGCCAGGGATGTGCGGGCATCCTTATCGATTTTGCATCAGTTGCTTGCAGAGCAAGGTGTGCTGTTTGCGATCGAGCTCGTGAAAAATCGTTCAACGGCAAATGTGATCGGGGGGCTTGCCGAAGACTGGTGGCAGCACGAAGACACTGATCTGCGACAGCAAGCCAGACTGATGGATGCCTCACGTTGGGAAAAGGCGCTTCGGGATACGAACTATCAATCGATTGCCATTTATCCGTCGTCAACTGAGCTGCTTGATTTGTCTGATTCGGCGTTATTGGTCGGACACTCAGCGTATACGCCACAAGAGTATCGAGAGTGGATCTACCAGATCAATTGGCAAACGAAAGAGCTGACAACCAACCATCAGACCCAGCGTCCAGGGATCTGGCTGGTGTTTCAAGATGAAGGCGGTGTGGGAGAAACTCTTGCTGACGCGATGTCATCGGAAGGGCATGAAGTGTTCAGACTTCGCAGTGGTGAGGCTTTTGCCTCCGTTTCTTCCCACGAGTTTATCCTAGATCCCAGCCAGCCAGAAGATCTGCGGCGTGTGTTCGAGAGACTTGGAGACAAAATGGAAAAGCTGACTGGGATTATCCATTTATGGAGCTTGACCTCAGGTGCCCAGCAGCCGAATGGCCTCGGACAGCTTGAAGCTCTTGAGTCAGCGCAACATCTGGGAGTTTACAGTCTGTTTCATTTGACACAAGCGTTGCTTGAGCTGGATCTGAAGCAGGTGCTTGATTTACGGATTGTCTCGAACTACGCACAAGCAGTAGATGACAACGGTCCTGTTTATCCAGAAAAAGCGCCCTTGTTCGGTCTGGCCAAGGTTATCTCGCAGGAAAATCCAAAACTGCAGTGCTTTAGCCTGGATCTCGCAACAGAGGGGCGTTCAACATCGCAGTTGGCTGGCCAGCTTCTAGCGGAAATTCGCTGCAATCGGGATGACACATTGGTTGCCTATAGAGGAAATCGCATCGTACCAGAAATGAATCGCTGCGATATCGATAAAATTCCGAAAAGGCCCGTAGAGATACGTGAAAATGGTGTGTACTTGATCGCCGGAGGGACAGGAAAACTGGGACTGGCATTTAGTAAGCATCTAGCCGCTCAAAAAAATGTGACGCTCGTGCTGATTAATCGTTCTCCACTTCCACCTAACCACGAGTGGCAAGAGCGTTTACAGCATCCAGACTGCAGTGCTTCTGAGGCTCGAAAGCTAAAAGCGCTGATTGAGCTAGAGGAAATGGGAGCGCAGGTAGTCTGCTATGCAGCCGACGTGTCCGACCGTCAGCAGATGGAGGATATTTCGGAGCAAGTCCGAGCACGCTATGGACCGATTAACGGCATTATCCAATCCGCGGCGCATATCACCTTCGAGACGATTCAGACGAAGACGTTTTCCGATTTTCAAAATGGCTTGAAAGCGAAGATGGCGGGCACAGTCATACTGGATCAAATAGCTGAACCGGAGCATCTGGATTTCTTTGTGATCTTCTCATCACTTGCTTCGATTTGGGGTGGAGCGACCGGAAGTGACTATGTCTCGTCCAACTGCTTCCTGGATGCGTATAGTGCAGCTCGCAGTCGAACGGGAAAACCGACGATAGCTTTGAACTGGTATGCGTTTGAAGGCATTACAGGTCCTGGTTTTATCGGTTACATGCCAATGGATGGAGCGATACAAGCCTTTCATGCATCGCTGTCTTGCCAAACGGAACACCTGATCATTGGACAATTTGATTTGCAAGTACTGATGGAATGGGCACCGTCTCTGAAAGTAAAGCTCGGAGATACAATCTTTGCAAGCGGTAAGTCTCATAAAGAACGCGAAGCACCACCGGCAGTGACCATGCAAAACCGTGTAGTTTTGTCTGGCAGGGAGGAAGGTGATCCCTACACTTCGTTGGAACAAGCCTTAGGTCAGATTTGGTCCGAAGTGCTGGGTTACACCGAATTAAGCATCGACGACGACTTTTTCAGGCTGGGTGGCGATTCTCTTTTGGCAATTGGTATCGTTTCCCGTGTCACCAAGCAGTTGCAAAAAGAGATTACGATCACTGATCTGTTTCAGACACCGACAATCCGTCAATTGGCTGTGTTGATGGCTCCGAATGAAGAAACAACTGTTTCCGCGATTCCTGTGGCAGAGCAACGAGAAGCTTACCCGGCCACCTCGTCTCAGCAGAGAATTTATGTGCTGGAACAAATGCAGGAAGGGGCAGTTGCCTACAACATCCCAACAGTCATGATGCTTGAAGGAGAACTGGACAGAGAGGCTTACGAACGTGCATTTGTCTCGCTGGTGCAGCGTCATGAGTCATTGCGCACCTCATTTTCCATCGTGGATGGAGTTTTGATGCAAACCGTTCAACCGAGCGTAGAGTTTACGCTGGCGTATAGTGAAGTCGATGAGAACGAGGCCAAGAGAACGGTCGAACAATTCATTCAACCATTCGATTTGTCAAAAGCGCCGCTTGTTCGCGGTATGCTCATTCGCGTTGATGTCAACAAACACTTGTTGCTGTTTGACATGCATCACATTATTTCCGACGGTGTGTCCATCAACATTTTGATCCGCGAGTTCTTCCAGTTGTATCAGGGACTCGAGTTGCCCGAGCTGCGGATTCAATATAAAGACTACAGTGTGTGGCAAGCAGAGCAGCTGGGCAATGGGGTATTGGCCGCTCAGGAGAAATTCTGGCTAAAAGAGCTGGATGGAGAAGTCCCTGTGCTTAATCTGCCTACGGACCACCCACGACCGTCCGTTCAGAGCTTCGAGGGAGATGTCCTGACCTTTGAGATTCCTCAAGAGATGACAGAGAAGATACTGGCACTGGCAAAAAACAATGGTTCAACCTTGTACATGACGCTACTGGGAGCACTCACCATTATGCTGTCGAAATACGCTGGCGAAGAAGACATTATCATTGGATCGCCAGTGGCTGGCCGTCATCATGCAGACCTGGAAAACATCGTGGGTGTCTTTCTGAACACACTGGCGATGAGAAACTTCCCGCGAAGCGATCGAACCGTGTCCGATTTCCTTCAGGAAGTAAAAGAACGGGCACTGGCGGCGCTCTCTCATGCCGACTATCCGTTCGAAATGCTGGTGGATCGACTGACGCTGCCAAAAGATACGGCGCGCAACCCACTGTTTGATGTGATGTTCATTTTGCAAAATACCGGCGACGCGAAGGGAAGCATGAGTGCAAATGGGCTGACACTCTCTCCTTATCCATTTGAACAGCGTTCTGCCCAGTTTGATCTGACCTTTGACATCATTGAGCGAGAACAGCGCCTGATTGTCGATATCGAATACAGCAACAAGCTGTTCAGCAAAGAGACGATCGCGGCGATGTCCACACACTTCCAGAAGATTCTGGAGCAGATGGTGGAAGATCCTGAACGGTTGATCGGCAAGATGTCCATGCTGGCAGCAGATGAACGCTTGCTGCTGGTTGAGCAATGGAATGACACGAGTTTGGAATACTCTCGTGAAAAAACAGTCGTCCAGCTCTTTGAAGAAGTAGCGGCAACACAGCCGAACGCGTTAGCTGTAACATGCGGAGATGAGAAAGTCACCTATGCGGACTTAAATCAGCGAGCAAACCAAGTAGCTCGTTTGATCAAGCAACAAGGCGTCACTGCTGATACTTGCGTGGGCCTTCTGACGAATCGTTCTGTGGATATGATGGTTGGACTCTTGGCGATCTTGAAGGCAGGGGCTGCGTTTGTTCCGATTGATCCGCACTATCCAGAAGAGCGTATCTCCTATGTTTTGGAAAACAGCATGACTCACCTCGTCTTAACTCATGCTTCTCTGGCAGAGAAGCAGTGGGGAAGGGTTGTCCGACTGGACGTAAACGATTCCCGGATGGAGACGGAAGACGACTCAAATCTTCCGCCACAGGCTACAACTGGCGATCTCGCTTATGTCATTTACACATCGGGTTCTACTGGCAAGCCTAAAGGCGTTATGGTTGAGCACGGCAATTTGATGAGCTTCTGTTCGGGAATCGGGAAACACATCGACTTTACCAGCGCAGACAAAATGCTGGCTGTGACGACGATTTCGTTTGATATTTTTCTGCTTGAAACGATTGTACCGCTGACGAAAGGGATGACAGTGGTCATTGCAACCGAACAGCAGCAAGCTGATCCGCAGGTGCTTAAGGAGTTGATTTTGCAGGAAGAAATCACTTTCCTTCAACTGACTCCATCCCGTCTACAGCTTATGCTGGAAGAGAAGAGCAACTTGCACGCACTTGACTGCCTGAAAGCAATCCTGATTGGGGGAGAAGCCCTTTCAGCGTCTTTGTTCCAACGGCTTCGTACACAGACCAAGGCGAGACTTTACAATCTGTACGGTCCGACTGAAACAACCATTTGGTCTACGGTTCAGGACTTGACTGACGCAGAGGAAGTAACGA from the Brevibacillus brevis genome contains:
- the edeJ gene encoding edeine non-ribosomal peptide synthetase EdeJ, yielding METTISQNILLTSRKFSREEQYWQEKLQGEWTLSLLPTEGTEKEGDGEKETKEISFVFPDDLNAAVAAHCDHHPMKLYLFLLSTFQIMLNRYKQTDDMIILTPVFQNPLPPNAWNRVLPLRVRMHQEATFAEVAKEGKQLVKEAMEHQNYPFSQMMQWLDLSDTDLMTLLDTAFVLENMQDIAALEGLTLQVVFACKQTEDGMTGRVRYAGEQFQEAVVERMISHYLQILREVVVDPKRLVHTIDMLTEAERTDLLYTRNQTDVPHSAPKPIHQLIEEQAARTPHLTAAVFGNKTLTYAQLNGKANCLARMLKASGIGRGSYVPVLMNRSLNLVISLLAVMKTGAAFVPLDVQSPNERKKQLLDELDCPVTLIGPEIRQEPSFVQWTRAVIVDADKIREEGDLQVQVDVDDPIYVIYTSGSTGKPKGAVVPHIGIFNRFRWMDEHYGCTEQDAIFQTTPHHYDSSVWQLFWPLLHGGRTVLPIPEFEMTLDQVLHAISTYQITITDFVPSVFNLLVDQMETRMDIHDSLSSIRHLILGGEEITAHTVHLFLQRFPHVRITNLYGPTETSIGVIYFEIDHTHQGPIPIGKPIANTKILLLDSNRKLVPAGHQGEIYITGLCLGHGYLHDPEKTAASFVDNPYPEIGYQKLYRTGDLGRYLPNGNIKFCGRIDHQVKVCGHRIELGEIDEVLLSHPLVKECAVLFQEEKARLCAYYVSNAQELTASDLRGYLSERLPDHMIPSFFVSIEKMPLTAGGKINRKLLPEVDEQQASDAEYVAPRNEKEEQLVTIWKEILGIEKVGVHDSFFQLGGNSLLLLKMHAQIVKQVDSEISVAHLFSYYTIAMFVDFLEQRKQDQFASMEDQSDDDESLLELLREVKEGVLSVDKGAELIDKRKGN
- the edeI gene encoding edeine biosynthesis hybrid PKS-NRPS EdeI — translated: MSLLKKYILEQVAAHRLQEKEALPLLKELSSANVNTRQDIAIIGMACRFPGASSLEEYWNNLKQGHDSIGDIPTARRPDVERVAREFFNDTDFKYERMGYLDHVDLFDHAFFEISPAEARTMDPYQRMFLELAWEIFEHAGYSEKMISGSPTGVFLGYCDNESQYQRVLKNVDSSSLAGNVAAIIASRISYLLNLSGPSQLINTSCSSSLVALHQACQAIGNNDCRMALVGGVNLSLFPIQQDTDFGIVSVERKTKAFDDFADGTVWGEGLGAVLLKSYDQAVKDNDYIHAVIKSTAVNCDGRSTSITAPNAISQSALLRTTWERARINPESISYIEAHGTGTRLGDPVEIEGIMHAFQKVSKRKQFCAIGSVKSNIGHTIAASGVAGIIKTVLMMKHRQIPPTLHVKRPNTLIPFIDSPVYINDVLKDWDVEADQPVRRAGVSAFGLSGTNAHVILEEPPGREETAVSESGDYLITLSAKTSESLWDMLEKYQAFLSGPSEHSLLDMCATANVGRGHYGYRLAFIVNSKEDFLQKVHRLCTAERTEDGAPFVDGNQVFYGVLNSRGESSLPISVQIDSSDPVEMAKQYVRGVPINWLEYYRPVKWKKVPLPTYSFAKTRHWVQSDQPTNDTVERSAAAASEAAHENETADVHKIASTFFTFGETLLNQVNVKKQTGLEEDETFYSGLSSLECFKQLGVFRKQDQTYTLGKLREAVRFDGRNEHLFQFILELVVKASLVEHVEGTYRLSAQAEGLDTEAFYQDCLDRYPNERDTFSQLKACFAQYATIMTGQNVLVSNDGTSDLYKSYADRITLGNPSGLMAVETIAQYIHSFDRPVRILELGGGSSSLTRLLLPKIEKQDVTYLFTDCAQSSLAEAEKEFQEVYPFAQFRLFNMEQSPAEQGFDLHAYDVIIANNAIHRARDVRASLSILHQLLAEQGVLFAIELVKNRSTANVIGGLAEDWWQHEDTDLRQQARLMDASRWEKALRDTNYQSIAIYPSSTELLDLSDSALLVGHSAYTPQEYREWIYQINWQTKELTTNHQTQRPGIWLVFQDEGGVGETLADAMSSEGHEVFRLRSGEAFASVSSHEFILDPSQPEDLRRVFERLGDKMEKLTGIIHLWSLTSGAQQPNGLGQLEALESAQHLGVYSLFHLTQALLELDLKQVLDLRIVSNYAQAVDDNGPVYPEKAPLFGLAKVISQENPKLQCFSLDLATEGRSTSQLAGQLLAEIRCNRDDTLVAYRGNRIVPEMNRCDIDKIPKRPVEIRENGVYLIAGGTGKLGLAFSKHLAAQKNVTLVLINRSPLPPNHEWQERLQHPDCSASEARKLKALIELEEMGAQVVCYAADVSDRQQMEDISEQVRARYGPINGIIQSAAHITFETIQTKTFSDFQNGLKAKMAGTVILDQIAEPEHLDFFVIFSSLASIWGGATGSDYVSSNCFLDAYSAARSRTGKPTIALNWYAFEGITGPGFIGYMPMDGAIQAFHASLSCQTEHLIIGQFDLQVLMEWAPSLKVKLGDTIFASGKSHKEREAPPAVTMQNRVVLSGREEGDPYTSLEQALGQIWSEVLGYTELSIDDDFFRLGGDSLLAIGIVSRVTKQLQKEITITDLFQTPTIRQLAVLMAPNEETTVSAIPVAEQREAYPATSSQQRIYVLEQMQEGAVAYNIPTVMMLEGELDREAYERAFVSLVQRHESLRTSFSIVDGVLMQTVQPSVEFTLAYSEVDENEAKRTVEQFIQPFDLSKAPLVRGMLIRVDVNKHLLLFDMHHIISDGVSINILIREFFQLYQGLELPELRIQYKDYSVWQAEQLGNGVLAAQEKFWLKELDGEVPVLNLPTDHPRPSVQSFEGDVLTFEIPQEMTEKILALAKNNGSTLYMTLLGALTIMLSKYAGEEDIIIGSPVAGRHHADLENIVGVFLNTLAMRNFPRSDRTVSDFLQEVKERALAALSHADYPFEMLVDRLTLPKDTARNPLFDVMFILQNTGDAKGSMSANGLTLSPYPFEQRSAQFDLTFDIIEREQRLIVDIEYSNKLFSKETIAAMSTHFQKILEQMVEDPERLIGKMSMLAADERLLLVEQWNDTSLEYSREKTVVQLFEEVAATQPNALAVTCGDEKVTYADLNQRANQVARLIKQQGVTADTCVGLLTNRSVDMMVGLLAILKAGAAFVPIDPHYPEERISYVLENSMTHLVLTHASLAEKQWGRVVRLDVNDSRMETEDDSNLPPQATTGDLAYVIYTSGSTGKPKGVMVEHGNLMSFCSGIGKHIDFTSADKMLAVTTISFDIFLLETIVPLTKGMTVVIATEQQQADPQVLKELILQEEITFLQLTPSRLQLMLEEKSNLHALDCLKAILIGGEALSASLFQRLRTQTKARLYNLYGPTETTIWSTVQDLTDAEEVTIGEPLPNTQVYILDEHLQVQPMKITGDLYIAGDAVTRGYFGQPTLTAECYIPHPFKPGQRMYKTGDLARWLPDGRIEYVGRSDFQCKVRGYRIELGEIESALCQHPDITEAVVSVRDTASNPYLSAYYMAKQTLDSDELRAMLSKSLPDYMIPHFYTHMSIWPLTPNGKLDRKSLPEPDALQDKHTEYQAPATRLEEQVADIWRGVLKREMVGMQDNFFQIGGTSLLLVQVHAKLEQLYPGRVRIADLFAHPTLFGLTNFLKNTALDVTDEQEETDPTTYWLKELDRVSLIELPTQYWTNGEANVDTNWVQFSLTDYLFENVQQVSQMEAVEVRDVLLSMYLYLMAELTGQQDLYMEVAVAKELQMKAYPFRVNMSEVNTFFDLFKQVQQKRHFIEKMTGEASVWLQKLRTDRNGGTIIPFFGSVNEFTDASFTHHEHELTFWIKEGKDVIDIVCAFDPDCLRAEKVTEMTQDYQQLLRMLVNEYMT